The following DNA comes from Gallaecimonas pentaromativorans.
TTTTTACATGGGGATTAACCTCGGTGCCTTTATCGCCCCACTTATTTGCTCCACCTTGGGTGAAGATCCGGCCTGGGGCTGGCGCTACGGCTATCTAGCTGCCGGTATCGGCATGGCACTGTCTGTTGTTATCCAACTGTTTTTTGCTCAGCGCTTCCTAGGGGATGTCGGGGTAGTTGCCGGTGCCAAGCGCTCTTTGGACGCTGCCGGCGGTAAGAAGCAGCCACTGACCAAGGTCGAGTTGGACAGGCTGCGGGTTATCCTTACCCTCTTTATCTTCGTGGTGATGTTCTGGCTGGCCTTTGAGCAGGCTGGCGGCCTGATGAATATCTTTGCCCAGGATAAAACCGACCGCATGATTGGCAACTCGGAAGTGCCGGCAGGCTGGTTCCAGTCACTAAACGCGATGTTCATCCTGATCTTCGCGCCGGTGTTCTCCATCCTTTGGGTGAAACTCAACAAAATCGACAAGAACCCTGACGCGCCAATCAAGATTGTGGTGGGTCTGTTCATGACCGCCATCGGTTTTGGCTTCCTGGTTGCCGGTATCTTCCAGATGCAGACTACCGGTGATGCCAAAGCCTCAATGATCTGGCTGGTACTGGCTTACATGTTCCACACCCTGGGTGAGCTGTGCATCTCGCCGGTTGGCCTGTCGCTGATGACCAAGCTGGCGCCGATGCGCCTGGCCTCCCTGGTGATGGGGATTTGGTTCCTGATGCCGGCGCTGGCCCAGCTCCTTGGCGGCCTTATCGGCGCCTTCTCCGAGCAGGCCGGTGAGTACGAGTCGGTGCGCCACTTTGCAGCCAACCTTGGGATCCGCGCCGAAGACGCTGGTATCCTGGCTATCTTCGGCTCCATCGCCATCTTCCTTTGCTTGTTTGCCATCATCCTGTGGTTTATCTCCGGCAAACTGGTGCTGTGGATGCATGGCGCCGAGAAGTTCAGCGCCGATACCACTGAAGCGGCGCTCAACGAAGAGCTGAACGTGGTCGGCGACCACGAAGCGCTCCGAAAACAGCACTAACCTTCCAAAGCCCCGCAACGCGGGGCTTTTTTATTGCTATACCTTCCTTCAGCAGCATTTAGCTCCCTCCTTACACAATCAATTGCACTGTAACAAACCAAGTGTCTTTGAGACTCACGCAAAAGCCCTTTAGACTAAGGCAAAGCCTAAAAAAGAAGACGCCTTATATGACTGACAAGGAAAATTCCATTAGCCATCAACTGAATCCGCCGGTTTTTTTTGGCTCGGCTCTTATCATCTTTGCCGTGGTGCTGTTTGCAGTGCTCGCCCCGGATACCGCAGGAACCGCCTTTGGCAACTTGCAAAACTGGATAATCACCAACACTGGTTGGTTCTACATTCTGTCGGTGGCCATCTTCCTGTTCTTTGTGGTGGGGCTGGCGTTCAGCAGCTACGGCAAGATAAAGCTGGGGCCAGACCATATTGACCCGGATTTCAGCTACGGCTCCTGGTTTGCCATGCTGTTCTCGGCCGGCATGGGCATTGGATTGCTTTTTTTTGGTGTCGCCGAACCGGTGATGCACTTTGTCAGCCCACCGGTTGGCGAGGGGCAAACCATTGAGTCGGCCCGTGAGGCCATGCGTATCACCTTCTTCCACTGGGGCATTCACGCCTGGGCCATTTATGCAGTGGTGGCGTTGTCGCTGGCTTATTTCAGTTTTCGCCATGGCCTGCCGCTGACCATTCGCTCAGCCCTCTACCCTATTCTTGGCGAGCGCATTCACGGCCCCATCGGCCACGCCGTCGACATCTTTGCCGTGCTGGGCACCATGTTCGGGGTGGCAACATCTCTTGGCCTTGGGGTAATGCAGGTCAATGCCGGCCTGCATTATATGTTTGATGTACCGACCGATCTGACAGTACAAATACTGCTGATCTGCGGCATTACCCTGCTGGCCACTATCTCGGTGGTGGTGGGGCTTGATGGCGGTATCCGCCGCCTGTCTGAGCTAAACCTGCTGCTGGCCGTTGCCCTATTGCTGTTTGTACTGCTGGCCGGCCCTACCGTGTTCTTGCTGCAGACTTTGGTGCAAAACACCGGGGCTTATCTGTCCGATATCGTCGATAAGACTTTCAATCTTTACGCCTACAAGCCTGACCACAGCTGGATTGGCGGCTGGACCCTCTTCTACTGGGGTTGGTGGATAGCCTGGTCGCCCTTTGTTGGCATGTTTATCGCCCGGGTATCCCGTGGCCGCACCATTCGCGAGTTTGTGATTGGGGTGCTTTGCGTGCCAGTTGGCTTTACTTTCATGTGGATGACCTTCTTTGGCGACACCGCCATCCATATGATGCTCACCCAAGGCATCGACAGCATCGGCCAGGCAGTGGAGGACGATACTTCCACCGCCATCTTCAAGTTTCTCAAAGAATTGCCTTGGTCAGGGGTAATGTCGCTGCTGGCAACTTTGTTGGTGGTTACCTTCTTTGTCACCTCCTCAGACTCGGGCTCACTGGTCATCGACATGATCACCTCAGGTGGCCGTGAAGAGCCGCCTGTATGGCAGCGGATCTTCTGGGCATTGACCGAGGGCGCCGTTGCCATCGCACTGCTGGTGGCAGGTGGCTCAGATGGCCTCAAAGCCTTGCAGACCTTGTCTATCGCCTCTGCCCTGCCCTTTGCGGTGGTGATGCTGGTGATGTGTTACGCCCTATGGAAGGCACTGCGCATTGAAGGCGTCAAGCAGCTTAGTCTTCGCCATGCCGTTACCACCCCAAGGGCGCCAGCGCCAGCCACCGCTAAAAACCCCTACACCTGGAAGACCCGGCTGCAGCGCATTGTGTCCTGGCCCAAGCGCAGTGAGGTTAAAGCCTTTATCGGTGAAACCGTAAAGCCGGTGCTCGAGTCGGTAGCCCAGGAGCTGCGTGACACCGGTATGGAGGTAACCGTCAAGCAAGAGCCCGAAGATAGGGTGAGCATGGTGGTGTCTCACGGCGAAGAAATCGACTTCATCTACGAGGTGCGTACCCGCGGCTACACCGCCCCCACCTTTGCCTTTCCGGAGTTCAACTTTACAGAGAAGGACGAGGCTAAGCATTTTCGGGCAGAAGTTTATCTGCGTGAAGGGGGCCAAGGTTACGACATCTATGGCTACACCAAGGAGCAGGTGGTCAGCGACGTGCTGGATCAGTACGAGAAACACATGCACTTTTTACATCTGGTGCGTTAACAATCAAGGGGCCGACAGGCCCCTTTTTCATGCGGCAACCAGGCAGTTTCGCCCTTGGCGTTTAGCTTGGTAAAGTGCGGCATCGGCCCGGTTGAGGGCTTCATCGCCATTGTCGTCGGCCCCCACCAAAAAGGTGCTGCCCAGACTCACAGTCAAAGTAACGGCCTTGCCGTCTTGTATGAAGGGCTGCTGCGCTACCGCCAGGCGCAGGGCCTCAAGTAACGGATAGTTGGCCATGCCGTCTTTACCCTCCAATAACCAGACGAACTCCTCACCTCCAATGCGTGCCAACACATCGGTGGATTTAGCATGTTGGCGAAGTAACTGCGCAAAATGCTGCAATACCTTGTCACCCGTGCTGTGGCCGTAGGTGTCATTGATTTGCTTGAAGTGGTCTAAGTCCATCAGCACCAGGGTGTAAGGTTGGTGCTCGGCGATGACTTCGTTCAAAGCCCGGATGAAGGCGCGGCGGTTTAGAAGCCCGGTGAGGGTGTCGGTACTGGCCAGCAGCGCCAATTCGGCTTCGGCTTCGCAGCGG
Coding sequences within:
- a CDS encoding peptide MFS transporter, whose amino-acid sequence is MSQQIPQGTFLGHPKGLFLLFTTEMWERFSYYGMRALLVLTMVAATDAANPGFGMTTAEALKLYAYYTSLVYLTPIFGGWLADTFIGQRRAVILGGALMSVAQFVLFAATPHSLSLFYVGLGILIIGNGFFKPNISTMVGDLYEQGDARRDSAFSIFYMGINLGAFIAPLICSTLGEDPAWGWRYGYLAAGIGMALSVVIQLFFAQRFLGDVGVVAGAKRSLDAAGGKKQPLTKVELDRLRVILTLFIFVVMFWLAFEQAGGLMNIFAQDKTDRMIGNSEVPAGWFQSLNAMFILIFAPVFSILWVKLNKIDKNPDAPIKIVVGLFMTAIGFGFLVAGIFQMQTTGDAKASMIWLVLAYMFHTLGELCISPVGLSLMTKLAPMRLASLVMGIWFLMPALAQLLGGLIGAFSEQAGEYESVRHFAANLGIRAEDAGILAIFGSIAIFLCLFAIILWFISGKLVLWMHGAEKFSADTTEAALNEELNVVGDHEALRKQH
- a CDS encoding BCCT family transporter; this translates as MTDKENSISHQLNPPVFFGSALIIFAVVLFAVLAPDTAGTAFGNLQNWIITNTGWFYILSVAIFLFFVVGLAFSSYGKIKLGPDHIDPDFSYGSWFAMLFSAGMGIGLLFFGVAEPVMHFVSPPVGEGQTIESAREAMRITFFHWGIHAWAIYAVVALSLAYFSFRHGLPLTIRSALYPILGERIHGPIGHAVDIFAVLGTMFGVATSLGLGVMQVNAGLHYMFDVPTDLTVQILLICGITLLATISVVVGLDGGIRRLSELNLLLAVALLLFVLLAGPTVFLLQTLVQNTGAYLSDIVDKTFNLYAYKPDHSWIGGWTLFYWGWWIAWSPFVGMFIARVSRGRTIREFVIGVLCVPVGFTFMWMTFFGDTAIHMMLTQGIDSIGQAVEDDTSTAIFKFLKELPWSGVMSLLATLLVVTFFVTSSDSGSLVIDMITSGGREEPPVWQRIFWALTEGAVAIALLVAGGSDGLKALQTLSIASALPFAVVMLVMCYALWKALRIEGVKQLSLRHAVTTPRAPAPATAKNPYTWKTRLQRIVSWPKRSEVKAFIGETVKPVLESVAQELRDTGMEVTVKQEPEDRVSMVVSHGEEIDFIYEVRTRGYTAPTFAFPEFNFTEKDEAKHFRAEVYLREGGQGYDIYGYTKEQVVSDVLDQYEKHMHFLHLVR